A stretch of DNA from Streptomyces venezuelae:
ATGCGGTCCAGTGTGGAGTGCAGTTCGAGCCCCGTGCCGACCGAGCGCATGGCCTCCAGCAGTTGCGGAACACGGGCCGTGAGCTCGGTGGACAGGCCCTGCAGGCTCCGGGTGGCCTCGGTGGCGGCCTCCATCGGGTCCGGGGGTTCCTGGGACTCCTGCACTGACATGCCCTTGAGCCTAATTAGTCCCTTTTACCGAGGAAAGTCGGCCGCTGCTCCCCCCGCGGTACCGGCTGCCGCGAGATCGGTTTCCCGTTCCCGGTCCAGCATCCTGCGCAACGGGCCGTCCAGGGCGGCGAGCTCACCGTACGTCCCGCGCTGGGCGATCCGCCCGTCCTCCAGGACCAGCACCTCGTCGACCGCCTCCAGCCCGGCCAGCCGGTGCGTGATCAGCACGGTGGTGCGGCCCTCGGTGGCGGCCAGCAGATCGGCCGTCAGGGCGTCCGCGGTCTCCGTGTCCAGGTGCTCGGCGGGCTCGTCCAGGACGAGTACGGGGAAGTCGGCGAGCAGGGCCCGGGCCAGCGCGAGCCGCTGCCGCTGTCCGCCGGAGATCCGCTCGCCGTGCTCGCCGACCAGGGTGTCCAGGCCATCGGGCAGGGCTTCCGCCCAGTCCAGGAGCCGGGCCCCGGCCAGCGCCCGGCGCAGCTCCGGCTCGGTCGCGCCGGGCCGGGCCAGCCGCAGGTTCTCCCGTACGGAGCTGTCGAAGAGGTGGGCGTCCTGCGCGCACAGTCCGACGAACCGGCGGACCCGGTCGCCGTCCAGTTCGCGGGCCTCGGTCCCGCCCAGGGTGTAGCTGCCCTCCGAGGCCGGCAGGAAGCGGAGCAGCAGCTGCGCGAGGGTGGTCTTGCCGGAGCCGGAGGGCCCGACGACCGCGATCCGCCGCCCGGCCTCCAGGGTCAGATCGATATCGCGCACGGCATCCCGCTCCTGGCCGGGGTACCGGGCGGCGATCCCGGTGAGCCGCAGCGGGAAGGGGGAGGCGGGGGCCGGCGCGGGGTGTTCCGGCTCGGCCACCGGAACCGGCGCGTCGAGCACCTCGTACACCCGCTCGGCACTGCGCCGGACCCGCTGACGGTACTGGACGGCCAGGGGCAGACCGGTGACGGCTTCGAAGGCGGCGAGCGGGGTGAGTACGACCACGGCCATGGCCACCCCGGACAGCCGTCCGCCGGCCACGGCCGCGGCGCCCGCGGCGGCGGCCAGCACCACGGTGAGTCCGCACACCAGCGCGGACAGGCCGCTGCCGAGACCGGTGGCGGCGGCGCCGCGGGCGGAGATGGCGGTGAGCGTGCGGTCGCTCGTCCGCACCCCGGCCTTGCGGTCGGCCAGTGCGCCGGCGACGGTGAGTTCGGCGGTGCCGGTCAGCAGCTCCGTCACGCGGGTGGCGAGTTCGCCCCGGGCGGGCGCGAGCCGACGCTCGGCCCGGCGGGCCACCGCGGCGCCGATCAGCGGAACCCCGACACCGGCGGTGAGCAGGCCGACCGCGAGTACCGCACCGGCCTCGGGCAGCAGCCAAGCGGTGAACGCGACCGAGCCGGTCCCGACCAGGAGGGCGGTGCCGACCGGCAGCAGCCAGCGCAGCCAGTAGTCCTGCAGGGCATCGGCGTCGGCAACCAGCCGGGCCAGCAGGTCCCCGCGCCGCTGCTCGCGCAGTCCGGCGGGAGCGATCCGCTCGAGCCGCCGGTACACGGAGACCCGGAGGTCGGCAAGCATCCGCAGCACGGCATCGTGGGAGACCAGCCGCTCGGCATACCGGAACACCGCCCGGCCGATCCCGAAGGCGCGGGTCGCCGTGACGGCCATCATCAGGTAGAGCACGGGCGGCTGTTCGGAAGCCCGTGAGATCAGCCAGCCGGACACCGCCATCAGGCCGACGCTGCACCCGACGGCCAGTGCTCCGAACAGCAGCCCCCACCGGAACCGTCCCCGCGAGGCCCGGGCGGCGGCCCTGACCCGGGCCAGCGGGTTCCGTCCTCCGGACCCGCCCGGCGAGGTGGCGAAGCCCGACTCCGGCACACCACTGCCGCCGGCTGCGGCCCCGCGGTCGTCCCCGGGTCCCAGGATCCAGGCCCCGGGTCCCGACTCCTCCGCCGGCAACGGACCGGCGGCATCACCGGCACCCGCGTCAGCCGGAACCAGAACCGGACCCGCAGCCGCATTCGAAATCGCAGCCGAAGCCGCAGTCGCAGTCGCCGGAGTCAGCCCGACCACCCGGTCCGCGACGGCCAGCAGCGCCGGCCGGTGCACCACCAGCAGGACGGTCCGGCCCGCGGCCAGCCGCCGGACCGCGTCCACCACACCCGCTTCGGTCTCGCCGTCCAGGGCCGCCGTCGGCTCGTCCAGCAGCAACACCGGCCGGTCGGCGAGGAACGCCCGGGCCAGGGCCAGTCGCTGGCGCTGACCGGCGGACAGGCCGATGCCGCCCTCACCGAGCACGGTCGAGGCACCCCGCGGCAGCGCGGAGACGAACTCCCAGGCACCGGCCTCCCGCAGGGCCGCGGCCACGGCTTCCTCGGTTGCCCCGGGCCGGGCCAGCCGAACATTCTCGGCGATCGTCCCGGCGAACAGGTGGGGCCGCTGCGGCACCCAGGCGATCCGCGACCGCCACTCCTCCAGACCGGTCGGCGAGAGCTCCGCCAGGTCTGTTCCCCCGGCCCGCACCCGCCCCTCGGACGGGGCCGTGAACCCCAGCAGGACCGAGAGCAGGGTGGACTTGCCCACCCCGCTCGGCCCGGTGACGGCCACGCACTCACCGGGTCCGACGGTCAGGGTGACCGGGCCGGGGGAGGCCCCCGCCCGGCCTGGGTACCGGACCGCCACGCCCTCGACGGACAGCTCCACCGGTCCGGACGGCACCACGGCCGAACCGCCGACGGCCGGCAACGGGGTCTCAAGGACCTCGAAGATCTCCTCGGCCGCGGCGAGCCCCTCCGCAGCCGCGTGGTACTGCGCGCCCACCTGGCGCAGCGGCAGATAGGCCTCCGGAGCCAGGATCAGGATCACCAGGCCCGTGTACAGGTCCAGCTCACCGTGGACCAGCCGCATACCGATGGTGACGGCCACCAGCGCCACCGAGAGGGTGGCGAGCAGCTCCAGCGCAAAGGAGGAGAGGAAGGCGATGCGCAGGGTCCGCAGGGTCGCCCGCCGGTACTCGTCGGTGATGGTGCGGATCGCCTCCGCCTGGGCCTTGGCCCGGCCGAACACCTTGAGCGTCGGCAGTCCGGCCACTACGTCGAGGAAGTGCCCCGACAGCCGGGACAGCAGCCGCCATTGCCGGTCCATCCGGGCCTGGGTGGCCCAGCCGATGAGGACCATGAACAGGGGGATCAGCGGCAGGGTGACCACGATGATCGCCGCCGACACCCAGTCCTCGGTGACGATCCGGGCGAGCACCGCCACCGGAACCACCACAGCAAGCCCCAGCTGGGGCAGGTAGCGGGAGAAGTAGTCGTCGAGTGCATCCACACCCCGGGTGGCCACCGCCACCAGCGAGCCGGTCCGCTGCCCGCTGAGCCAGCCCGGCCCCAGCTCGGCGGCCCGGTCCAGCAGTCTGCCGCGCAGCTCCGACTTCACCGCAGCACTGGCCCGGTGCGCAGCCAGTTCGGTAAGCCAGGCCACCAGGCCGCGCCCCAGCGCCACGGCCGCGAGGAGCAGCAGTGGCGTCCGGAGGGCGGCCCCATCGAGCCCCTGCTCGAAGGCCCCGACCACGATCTCGGCGATCAGCATCGCCTGTCCGACGACCAGCCCCGCCCCGGCCAGGCCGAGGGCCACCACCGCACCGAGGAAGAAGCGGGTGGAGCGGGCGTACCGGAGCAGGCGCGGGTCGATCGGTTTCACGTGAAACATGCCCCCTTGAGAGCAGGGTTCGTCTTGAGAACGGGGTCCGTCTTGAGCGTGGGATCCGTCTTGAGAGCCGGGTCAGTGGGAGTCGGCGATGTGCTGGGTGCCGATCCGCTTGCGGAACACCCAGTAGGTCCAGCCCTGGTAGAGCAGCACCACCGGCGTGGCGATGGCCGCGCACCAGGTCATGAGCTTCAGGGTGTACGGGCTGGACGCGGCGTTGGTGACCGTGAGGTTCCAGGCCTCGTCCAGCGACGAGGGCATGACGTTCGGGAAGAGCGCCAGGAAGAGCATCGCGAAGGCAGCCGCGATGGTGATCCCGGACAGTGCGAACGACCAGCCTTCGCGGCCCGCGAGGTTGGCGCCCAGGGCGCCCACCAGGGCGAGCACCGCCACGGCCATCGCGGCCAGGCTCGTGCCGTCGCCCCGCATGGTCTGGGTCCAGATCAGGAAGACGAGGACCAGGACGGCGGTGACGGCACCCAGCCGGGTGGCGAGCTGCCGCGCACGGTCCCGGATGTCACCGACCGTCTTGAGCGAGGCGAACACCGCGCCGTGGAAGGTGAACAGGGTGAGGGTGACCAGTCCGCCGAGGAGCGAGTAGACGTTCACCAGGTCGGCGAGGGTGCCGGTGTACTCCATCGCGGAGTCGATCTTCACACCGCGCACGATGTTGGCGAAGGCCACGCCCCACAGGAACGCAATGGTCAGCGAGGTCCAGAAGATCGCGTGTTCCCAGTTCGTCTGCCACCGGTCCTCGGGCCGCTTGTGCCGGTACTCGAAGGCCACGCCCCGGACGATCAGGCAGCCCACGATGAGCAGGATGGGCAGGTAGAAGCCGGAGAGCAGGGTGGCGTACCACTCGGGGAAGGCAGCGAAGGTCGCGCCCACGGCGCTCAGCAGCCAGACCTCGTTGCCGTCCCAGACGGGACCGATGGTGTTGATCAGGACGCGCTTCTCGGTACGGTCCCGGGCCAGCAGCTTGGTCAGGACGCCGATACCGAAGTCGAAGCCCTCGAGGAAGAAGTAGCCGATCCAGAGGACGGCGATGAGTACGAACCAGAGGTCGTGAAGGTTCATGGTGTGGTCTCCTCAGCCTCAGTACGAGAAGGCCATCGGCCGGTCGGCGTTCTTGTCGTCGCCGCCGATCTTGGTGGGCGGGTTGAGGTCGGACTCGGTGAGCTCGGGCGGCCCGGCCTTGACGTACTTGACGAGCAGCCGGACCTCGATCACCGCGAGCACGGCGTACAGCAGGGTGAAGCCGATCATCGAGGTGAGCACCTCGCCCTGGGAGACGCCGGGGGAGACCGCGTCCTGGGTGCGCAGGACTCCGTAGACCACCCACGGCTGGCGGCCCATCTCGGTGAAGATCCAGCCCCAGGAGGTGGCGATCAGCGGGAAGCACATGGTCCAGAGCGCGAGCATCCAGTACCACTTGGCGAAGCGGGGGCTCAGCGGCTTCTTGTACAGGACCAGGTGCGGGACCTCGTCCTCACCGGTGCGCAGCCGGGCCGGCAGCAGGAACTTCTTGCGGGTCAGCCACAGGCCCAGCACGCCGACCGCGACGGACGCCATGCCGAAGCCGATCATCCAGCGGAAGCTCCAGTAGGCGACCGGGATGTTGGGCCGGTAGTCGCCGGGCCCGTACTTCTCCTGCTCGGCCTTGTTGACGTCGTTGATGCCGGGGACGAAGGAGCTGAAGTCGTCGTTGGCCAGGAAGGACAGCAGGCCGGGTATCTCGATCGCGACCTTGTTGTGGCCCTCTTCGACATCGCCGTATGCGAAGACGGAGAAGGGCGCGGGCGCCTCGCCGTCCCAGAGGGCCTCGGCGGCGGCCATCTTCATCGGCTGCTGCTTGAACATGACCTTGCCGAGCAGGTCGCCGCTGATGGCGGTGCCCAGGCCTGCGATGATCAGAGTGATCAGGCCGAGCCGCAGCGAGGTCCGCATCACCGGGATGTGCTTCTTGCGCGCCAGGTGGAAGGCGGCGATGCCGACCATGAACGCGCCGCCGACCAGGAAGGCGGCCGTGATGGTGTGGAAGAACTGGGTGAGTGCGGTGTTCTGGGTGAGCACCAGCCAGAAGTCGGTGAGCTCGGCCCGGCCCCGCTCCTCGTTGATCCGGTAGCCAACCGGGTGCTGCATCCAGGAATTGGCCGCGAGGATGAAGTACGCCGACAGGACGGTGCCGATCGAGACCATCCATATGCAGGCCAGGTGGATCTTCTTCGGCAGCTTGTCCCAGCCGAAGATCCACAGGCCGATGAAGGTGGATTCGAAGAAGAACGCGATCAGTGCCTCGAAGGCCAGCGGGGCCCCGAAGATGTCACCGACGAACCGCGAGTAGTCGGACCAGTTCATGCCGAACTGGAACTCCTGGACGATGCCGGTGACGACACCCATCGCGATGTTGATCAGAAACAGCTTGCCCCAGAACTTGGTGGCCTTGAGGTACTTCTCCTTCTCCGTTCGCACCCAGGCGGTCTGCAGTCCGGCGGTGAGTGCCGCCAGCGAGATCGTCAGGGGAACGAAGAGGAAGTGGTAGACGGTGGTGATACCGAACTGCCAGCGCGCCAATGTCTCCGGCGCCAAAGCTAGTTCCACGTCGTCTTCTCCTTGTCGTCGCCGTGGTCACAGCGGGCAGTCTGCCTGGCGGGTTCCTCCCCATACCGGGAGGAAGCAGGACACGCTTGTGAACGCGTTCACATTCACAAGCATTATGGCGCACCGCTTTCCGGGTCTTTGCGGCGGGGGTACCCCTAGCCAAGAATTTCAACAGATTGTTGAATTGAGCCCATGCAGATTCGAATCTCCTGGCCCGCCGGCCAGCTCACCGCAACCCTCGACGAAACCCCGACCGCCAAGGCCCTCGCCGCGGCACTCCCGATCTCCGCCAGTGCCCACACCTGGGGCGAGGAGGTCTACTTCGACACCGGCGTCTCGGTGACCCTGGAGCACGACGCCCGTCAGGTCGTCGACCCCGGCACCGTCGCCTTCTGGACCGAAGGGGATGCACTCGCCCTCCCCTACGGCCCCACGCCCATCTCGCGCGGAGGCGAGAGCCGCCTGGCGAGCCCCTGCAATGTGCTCGGCTCGTTCGACGGCGACCCCCGCCTCCTGGCCACCGTCCGCGACGGCGACCCCATCCGCGTAGAACGGGCCTGAGCCCGGCGCGGAAACAGCTCCACGAAAGCGAAAAGCGGAAAGCGGAGCTACAGCTCCTTGAAGAAGGCCTCCGCCGTGTGCAGGAAGAGGTCGTTCGCCTCGGTCTCACCGATCGTGACCCGTAGGCCCTCGCCCGCGAAGGGCCGGACCACCACACCGGCCTTCTCGCAGGCCGCCGCGAACGCGGCGGTCCGCTCCCCCAGCCGCATCCACACGAAGTTCGCCTGGGTCTCCGGAACCACCGTCCAGCCCTGGGCCAGCAGCGTTTCGTACACCCGGTTCCGCTCGCAGACCAGCGAGCCGACCCGCCCCAGCAGCTCGTCCTCGGCACGCAGCGAGGCAACGGCCGCGTCCTGGGCCAGCTGGCTGACGCCGAAGGGCACCGCCGTCTTGCGCAGCGCCGCGGCCACCGGCTCGTGCGCCACCGCGAAGCCCACCCGCAGGCCGGCCAGGCCGTACGCCTTGGAGAACGTACGCAGCACCGCGACGTTCGGCCGGTTGCGGTACAGCTCGATGCCGTCCGGCACCTCGGCGTCCCGGATGAACTCCTTGTACGCCTCGTCCAGCACCACCAGCACGTCCGAGGGCACCCGGTCCAGGAACCGCTCCAGCTCCGCCCGGCGCACCACGGTGCCGGTGGGGTTGTTCGGGTTGCAGACGAAGATCAGCCGGGTCCGCTCGGTGATGGCGTCCGCCATCGCGTCCAGGTCGTGCACATCGCCCGCGGTCAGCGGAACCTGCACCGACTTCGCCCCGGAGATCTGGGTGATGATCGGGTACGCCTCGAAGGACCGCCAGGCGTACATGACCTCGTCACCCGGGCCGGCCGTCGACTGGATCAGCGACTGCGCCACGCCCACCGAACCGGTGCCGGTGGCGATGTGCTCCACCGGTACGCCGAACCGCTCGGCCAGCTCGTTCACCAGGCCGGTGCAGGCCATGTCCGGGTAGCGGTTGAAATTGCCGGCCGCCGCGACCGCCTGCTCCAGCACCCCCGGCAGCGGCGGATACGGGTTCTCGTTGGAGGACAGCTTGTACGCGACAGGTCCCCCGGCCGCGGCCGGCTTGCCCGGTTTGTAGGTGGGGATGCCGTCCAGCTCGGCGCGCAGCTTCGGGCTCTTCTCGCTCACCGCAGGTCCTCCTCGACCTTCCCGTACAACTCAATACTGCTCACCTTATGAGGATTCCGCCCGGCCGAAAATGGTGTGCGCCGGGAAAGAGGGGGAGCGCGTACATATATGCACGCGCTGGTGGCCCACGCCGTGGCGCGCGTCCCTCGTACAGGTGAGTTGAGACCAGCCCGAGACCTCCCCGATTTGGCATGCCCGGACCCGACGACAAGCGTGGTCGTCACTCAGAGCGCACAACACCCTTCATTTCCAAGGTCATTGGGGGTGGCGAACCATGCAGAATCGTGCCTGTCAACGCGTGCATATGCATCCGGACCAGCCACCCCACCGAGCCCTACTATCGGCTCGCCATGACAGCAGCAGGGAAGCATCAGGTGAGCCGGACCGAGACCACCCGGCGGGCCGCCGGCCGACAGGGCCGGGCCGGCATCAGGGACGTGGCCGCCGCGGCCGGCGTCTCGATCACAACCGTCTCCGACGCGCTCAATGGCAAGGGCCGGCTCCCGGACGCCACCCGCCGCCACGTCCGCGAGGTCGCCGACCGACTGGGCTATCGCCCCTCCGCCGCCGCTCGCACCCTCCGTACCGGCAAATCCGGCCTGATCGGCCTGACCGTGACGACGTACGGGGATGAACCTTTCACCTTCACCGAGTTCGCCTACTTCGCCGAGATGGCCCGGGCCGCCACCTCCGCCGCGCTCGCCCGCGGCTACGCCCTGGTCATCCTCCCCGCCACCTCCCGTCACGACGTCTGGTCCAACGTGGCCCTCGACGGCACCGTGGTCATCGACCCCTCCGACCACGACCCCGTGGTCACCGAGCTCGTCCGCCAGGGCCTGCCGGTGGTCTCCGACGGGCGCCCGGCCGGCTCCCTCCCCGTCACCGCCTGGGTCGACAACGACCACGAAGCGGCCGTCCTCAACCTGCTCGACCACCTCGCCGCCGCCGGCGCCCGCCGGATCGGACTGCTCACCGGCACCACCACCGACACCTACACCCGGCTCTCCACCACCGCCTACCTCAACTGGTGCGACCGGGTCGGCCAGGACCCCGTCTACGAGTCCTACCCCGCCCACGACCCCTGCGCCGGAGCCGTGGCCGCCGACCGGCTGCTCGCCCGGCCCGACCGCCCCGACGCCGTCTACGGGCTCTTCGACCCCAACGGCACGGACCTGCTGGCCGCCGCCCGCCGCTACGGCCTGCGCGTCCCCGAGGACCTGCTGCTGGTGTGCTGCAGCGAGTCCACCGTGTACGCGAACACCGAGCCGCCGATCACCACCCTCTCCCTCAAACCGCGCCGGATCGGAACCGCCGTGGTGCAGCTCCTGATCGATGCGATCGAGGGGGTCGACACCGGCCGGCCGGTGGAGCAGGTGGTCCCGACCGAACTGATCGTCAGGACTTCTTCGCAGCGCAGGCGGCCCCGGACCACCGTCAGTCCGCCCCGCTCGCCGGCCCGCGACTGAGGCAATTCGGGAGAAAATAGGCGGAAGGCGCGCTTCCGCCCAGGATTCACCACCCCTGGTGCGTCACAGAGCGCGAGCTGCATTCCTATGATGGGCGCACGACATCACGGACCCTCCGCCGAGGAGGGCAGGAGGGTCCGCAGGTGTACGGCAGCGCGACGGTGGTGGAGGGGTCGATGACTCAGGGGGCCGGTCAGGGACCCGTGATGCGGACGGACACGCTGCGGGACTTCCAGGTCCCCACGGTCCCGGCCGTCACCGAGGCACCCGTGTACGGCGAATACCCCGCCTATTACGAGGACTCCGCCCCCGTGCCACCGGCCGTACCGCCCGCCGTGCCGCCCGCCGTGCCCGCCGCCGGACATCCGGCCGTACCGCCCCAGCAGGCGTACCGGCCCGCGTACGACGGACCCGAGCCGGTGAACCAGGCGGGCCCCGAGCCGTACGAGGAGTACGAGGAGCCCGAGGGCTACACCCCCACCCAGCGCGACCTCCCGGTCATCGGCCGCGGCGCGGCCGGCGGCCCCGGGGACACCGTCCAGGTCCAGTACGTCCCCCAGGACGCCCCGGAGCAGGGCACCGGACCCGGCCCGCTCTACGTGGTCGGCGACGTCCACGGCTACCTCGACGAGCTCGTCACCGAACTCCACGCCCAGGGCCTCATCGACGCCGACGGCCGCTGGTCCGCCGGCACCGCCCGGCTCTGGTTCCTCGGCGACTTCACCGACCGCGGCCCCGACGGCATCGGCGTCATCGACCTCGTGATGCGGCTGTCCGCCGAGGCCGCCGCCGCCGGCGGCTACTGCAAGGCCCTGATGGGCAATCACGAACTCCTGCTGATCGGTGCCAAGCGCTTCGGGGACACCCCCGTCTCCTCCGGCGCCGGCACCGCCACCTTCCAGGCCGCCTGGCTGCTCAACGGCGGCCAGCGCACCGACATGGAGCGCCTGGAGGACGTCCACCTCCAGTGGATGTCCCGGCTGGACGCGGCAGCCCTGGAGGACGGCCACCTGCTGCTGCACTCCGACACCACCGCCTACCTCGACTACGGCGACTCCATCGAGGATGTCAACGACAAGATCCACGAGCTGCTCAACCTGAACGACGCGGACGAGACCTGGGACCTGTTCCGCAAGTTCACCAAGCGGTTCGCCTTCCGCGACCAGGACGCCGGCCCCCTCGCGGTCCGCGAACTGCTGGACACCTACGGCGGCGGGCGCGTGGTGCACGGGCACAGCCCCATCCCCTACCTGCTGGGCGAGGTCGGCACCGAGGACGGCGACGAAAGCCGCGGACCGGAGGCGGTGGACGGCCCCCATGTGTACGCGGACGGCCTCGCGATCGCCATGGACGGCGGAGTGACCATGGCCGGGAAACTCCTGGTCGTACAACTTCCGTTGAACGACTGATGGTTGCCATTTCCTGAAAGCCCCTGTCAGTGGATGGCGCGATCGCTCTACCATCGCTCTATCCGTAGCAGGCTCTCCTCCGTTTGTGCCGGTCGCCCGGTGTGTCGCGCGGGCGGCACCGGCCCCTTCGGAGCATCGGGGGATGCACATGAACAACGCTGGGCACCTGCTGGCCGAAGACCGCCCGGAGTTCGATCGACTCCTCGACGAAGTACTGCGCACTGCGCACGATCGGCCCGAGCTCACCGCGCTCGGCGAACGCCTCAACGCGGAGCAGCTACGCACCATGGCGACCAACGCCAGTGTGCTGCTGACCACCGCCGCCGCCACCGAGTACGACCATTACGTGAAAGTACGGGGCGAACTGCGCGAGGCCGCCCTCGCGGCGCACTCGGCGACGGCCGATGTCGCGGCGGACGGCCCGGCCGGAGCAGGGATCGGCGCGATGGTCGCGGTGCTGGCCCCCGTCCTGGCCGGCACCGCCATGGTGATCTTCCTCCTGGTGGGCTGGATCATGAAGATGCTCGACCCCGAGCCCGCCTTCGCCGAAACGATCCTCACCGCCGGATGGCTGTTCGGAGCCCTGACCGTGGTGGCCCTGCTGTTCGCGGTGGTCGGGCTGCTGGTCACGGCCGTCCGCAACCGGGCCACGGAAGTGGCCGCCGATGCGGCCGAGACGGTCCCGCACGAGGTGGTGCAGGCCCGCGAGGCCTGGCGGCACGCCCTGCTGGAGCGGGGCATCGTGCCGTTCCTGCGGGAGGCACTGGCCGATCCGGGGCCGGCCGGGGTTCCCGTACCGCGTACGCCGAAGGCCGGGCGCATCCCCGATCTGGGCTACACCCGGCCCGACTTCACCAGCCCGGGATCGCCCTCACAGGGGTCCCGGCCCGGCTATACGGCCCCGGACTTCACCAGTCCGGACTTCGGCGGCCCCGAGCACGGCCGGGAGTAGCGGGCCGGTCGGGGCTCGCGCCTCTGGGGGCTACCGGTCTCCGACGGGGCGCCGCCGCAGGGCGGGCTCGGTCAGTGCGGCGGGCCGCCAGGCGCCGTCCGGGTGGTACAGGTTCGTACCGGGCGGCACGATCGCGTCGATCCGGTCGAGGGTCTCGTCGTCCGGAACCACCGACACCCCCTTCACCAGGGAGCGGAGCTGCTCCATGGTGCGCGGCCCGATGATCACCGAGGTGACCGCCGGGTGGACGAGCGGGAAGGCGACGGCGAGCTCCGGCAGGCTGCACCCGATGCTCTCCGCCACCTCGATCAGCTCTCCGGCAGCCGCCAGCTTGGCCAGGTTGCCGGGGACGGCAGGATCGAAGCGGGCCGGCGTCAGGGCGGCCCGCCCGCTGCTCAGGTCCACGTCCCGGCCCGGCCGGTACGCCCCGCTGAGGAATCCGGAGGCCAGCGGGCTCCAGGTCAGCACCCCCATCCCGTACTTGCGGGCGGTGGGCAGCACGTCCTTCTCCACTCCGCGCGCGAGGATCGAGTAGGGCGGCTGCTCGGTCCTGAAGCGCGCCAGCCCGCGCCGCTCGGCCACGTGGTGGGACTCGGCGATCTCCTCGGCGGGGAAGGTGGAGCAGCCGAAGGCGCGTATCTTCCCCGCCCGCACGAGGTCCCCCAGCACCCCGAGGGTTTCCTCGATGTCCGTCCGGGGGTCGGGCCGGTGCACCTGGTACAGGTCGATCCAGTCCGT
This window harbors:
- the cydD gene encoding thiol reductant ABC exporter subunit CydD, whose amino-acid sequence is MKPIDPRLLRYARSTRFFLGAVVALGLAGAGLVVGQAMLIAEIVVGAFEQGLDGAALRTPLLLLAAVALGRGLVAWLTELAAHRASAAVKSELRGRLLDRAAELGPGWLSGQRTGSLVAVATRGVDALDDYFSRYLPQLGLAVVVPVAVLARIVTEDWVSAAIIVVTLPLIPLFMVLIGWATQARMDRQWRLLSRLSGHFLDVVAGLPTLKVFGRAKAQAEAIRTITDEYRRATLRTLRIAFLSSFALELLATLSVALVAVTIGMRLVHGELDLYTGLVILILAPEAYLPLRQVGAQYHAAAEGLAAAEEIFEVLETPLPAVGGSAVVPSGPVELSVEGVAVRYPGRAGASPGPVTLTVGPGECVAVTGPSGVGKSTLLSVLLGFTAPSEGRVRAGGTDLAELSPTGLEEWRSRIAWVPQRPHLFAGTIAENVRLARPGATEEAVAAALREAGAWEFVSALPRGASTVLGEGGIGLSAGQRQRLALARAFLADRPVLLLDEPTAALDGETEAGVVDAVRRLAAGRTVLLVVHRPALLAVADRVVGLTPATATAASAAISNAAAGPVLVPADAGAGDAAGPLPAEESGPGAWILGPGDDRGAAAGGSGVPESGFATSPGGSGGRNPLARVRAAARASRGRFRWGLLFGALAVGCSVGLMAVSGWLISRASEQPPVLYLMMAVTATRAFGIGRAVFRYAERLVSHDAVLRMLADLRVSVYRRLERIAPAGLREQRRGDLLARLVADADALQDYWLRWLLPVGTALLVGTGSVAFTAWLLPEAGAVLAVGLLTAGVGVPLIGAAVARRAERRLAPARGELATRVTELLTGTAELTVAGALADRKAGVRTSDRTLTAISARGAAATGLGSGLSALVCGLTVVLAAAAGAAAVAGGRLSGVAMAVVVLTPLAAFEAVTGLPLAVQYRQRVRRSAERVYEVLDAPVPVAEPEHPAPAPASPFPLRLTGIAARYPGQERDAVRDIDLTLEAGRRIAVVGPSGSGKTTLAQLLLRFLPASEGSYTLGGTEARELDGDRVRRFVGLCAQDAHLFDSSVRENLRLARPGATEPELRRALAGARLLDWAEALPDGLDTLVGEHGERISGGQRQRLALARALLADFPVLVLDEPAEHLDTETADALTADLLAATEGRTTVLITHRLAGLEAVDEVLVLEDGRIAQRGTYGELAALDGPLRRMLDRERETDLAAAGTAGGAAADFPR
- the hisC gene encoding histidinol-phosphate transaminase, whose protein sequence is MSEKSPKLRAELDGIPTYKPGKPAAAGGPVAYKLSSNENPYPPLPGVLEQAVAAAGNFNRYPDMACTGLVNELAERFGVPVEHIATGTGSVGVAQSLIQSTAGPGDEVMYAWRSFEAYPIITQISGAKSVQVPLTAGDVHDLDAMADAITERTRLIFVCNPNNPTGTVVRRAELERFLDRVPSDVLVVLDEAYKEFIRDAEVPDGIELYRNRPNVAVLRTFSKAYGLAGLRVGFAVAHEPVAAALRKTAVPFGVSQLAQDAAVASLRAEDELLGRVGSLVCERNRVYETLLAQGWTVVPETQANFVWMRLGERTAAFAAACEKAGVVVRPFAGEGLRVTIGETEANDLFLHTAEAFFKEL
- the cydB gene encoding cytochrome d ubiquinol oxidase subunit II → MNLHDLWFVLIAVLWIGYFFLEGFDFGIGVLTKLLARDRTEKRVLINTIGPVWDGNEVWLLSAVGATFAAFPEWYATLLSGFYLPILLIVGCLIVRGVAFEYRHKRPEDRWQTNWEHAIFWTSLTIAFLWGVAFANIVRGVKIDSAMEYTGTLADLVNVYSLLGGLVTLTLFTFHGAVFASLKTVGDIRDRARQLATRLGAVTAVLVLVFLIWTQTMRGDGTSLAAMAVAVLALVGALGANLAGREGWSFALSGITIAAAFAMLFLALFPNVMPSSLDEAWNLTVTNAASSPYTLKLMTWCAAIATPVVLLYQGWTYWVFRKRIGTQHIADSH
- a CDS encoding cyclophilin-like fold protein encodes the protein MQIRISWPAGQLTATLDETPTAKALAAALPISASAHTWGEEVYFDTGVSVTLEHDARQVVDPGTVAFWTEGDALALPYGPTPISRGGESRLASPCNVLGSFDGDPRLLATVRDGDPIRVERA
- a CDS encoding cytochrome ubiquinol oxidase subunit I, with amino-acid sequence MELALAPETLARWQFGITTVYHFLFVPLTISLAALTAGLQTAWVRTEKEKYLKATKFWGKLFLINIAMGVVTGIVQEFQFGMNWSDYSRFVGDIFGAPLAFEALIAFFFESTFIGLWIFGWDKLPKKIHLACIWMVSIGTVLSAYFILAANSWMQHPVGYRINEERGRAELTDFWLVLTQNTALTQFFHTITAAFLVGGAFMVGIAAFHLARKKHIPVMRTSLRLGLITLIIAGLGTAISGDLLGKVMFKQQPMKMAAAEALWDGEAPAPFSVFAYGDVEEGHNKVAIEIPGLLSFLANDDFSSFVPGINDVNKAEQEKYGPGDYRPNIPVAYWSFRWMIGFGMASVAVGVLGLWLTRKKFLLPARLRTGEDEVPHLVLYKKPLSPRFAKWYWMLALWTMCFPLIATSWGWIFTEMGRQPWVVYGVLRTQDAVSPGVSQGEVLTSMIGFTLLYAVLAVIEVRLLVKYVKAGPPELTESDLNPPTKIGGDDKNADRPMAFSY
- a CDS encoding LacI family DNA-binding transcriptional regulator — protein: MTAAGKHQVSRTETTRRAAGRQGRAGIRDVAAAAGVSITTVSDALNGKGRLPDATRRHVREVADRLGYRPSAAARTLRTGKSGLIGLTVTTYGDEPFTFTEFAYFAEMARAATSAALARGYALVILPATSRHDVWSNVALDGTVVIDPSDHDPVVTELVRQGLPVVSDGRPAGSLPVTAWVDNDHEAAVLNLLDHLAAAGARRIGLLTGTTTDTYTRLSTTAYLNWCDRVGQDPVYESYPAHDPCAGAVAADRLLARPDRPDAVYGLFDPNGTDLLAAARRYGLRVPEDLLLVCCSESTVYANTEPPITTLSLKPRRIGTAVVQLLIDAIEGVDTGRPVEQVVPTELIVRTSSQRRRPRTTVSPPRSPARD